The sequence CCTGTGGGCGACACCTCGATGGACCCCTCGATGATCTCGGCGTGAAGGCCCTCGGGGAGTTCCATGGCTTTCCATGTCTGCCACAGATACTCGTCCCGGTCAGGTCCGGGCATCGTGGCCTCCGGCGCCTCGTATACGAGAGCGGTCATGGTGCAGCACCTCCTCCTCAAGTGTGGGCGGGCTTGGCCGGGCGGCACAAGCGACACCCTCAAGCTAGGAAGCTGGAGACGCCCCCGACCTGCGAATGTCCGTAGATCACTCGTTCGAGCACACGCCCGCCGTCTCAGATAGTAGGAAGCCCAAGTAATTGTGCAGACATCACGGCCGAGCTGTCCTAGCGTTGTAGGAAGCCGAACGTAACGCTCCATCGAGCGATTGCGGATGTGGCCCGGTGCGCAAGCGCAGGTGACCCCTGCCGTGCCGAGGCCCCCGCCCTCTTCCGGCCGCTTCTGGATCTACGCATCCCATTTGTTCTCGGGGCTCTGGCATAGGAGACGTGAATCATGGCTGAGACTGCCGTCCGCAGGACCCGTCACTCCGCCCGTACGACCAGCGACGCCGACCGCAGGAACGCTGCGGCCGCCCTCCAGCGCGCCCTCGACCGCCGTGACAACGGCGGCTCCACCGGGCACTGAGATGCTGCGCGCGCGACCCGGGTCGGTGCTGTCGCGGCCGGCGTCGGTGCCCTGCCGCTGCTGCTGGCGGATCCGGCTGTCCGTGGCCCGGTGGCTCTTTCTCTCCTGAACGGTCTGAGCTGGTAGGGGCGCCCGCACGAGGGCGCCCCTCCAGGTGCTCGCTGCTCACTGCGCGGGGGAGCGGGTCACCTCGAAGTGATCGATGCGCTCGCCGGACTCGGCGAGGGCGGTGACCTTCATCCGCGGGCGGTGGCCGGGCGAGACCTCCACGGCGATGAAGGAGTAACCGGTGTAGCGGACCTGGGACCACTCCACGGTGTCCTTGTTCTTCTCCTGGCCCTTGGCCCAGTGGTAGCTGTCGATGTGGTCGACGTCCTTCACGTGGCCCTCGTAGCTGTCGGGCGCGGGGAAGTCGTACAGCGCCCGGCCCGCGCCGCCCGCGGTCACGTACACGATGCCCTCGCGCGTGGTGTCGACGCTCTCGCCGATCGGCATCTTCTTGCTGACCCGGCCGCCCTTGAGGGCGTCGGTCCGCTCGTAGACGTGGTTGTGCCCGTTGATGACCAGGTCCACCTGGTGCTTCTCGAACAGCGGCAGCCAGGCGTCGCGCACCCCGCCGTCGGAAGCGTGCGAGTTGGTGGTGGAGAAGGCGCAGTGGTGGAAGAAGACCACGACGAAGTCGATGCCCTCGGTGGCGCGCAGTTCCGCCAGCCTGCGGTCCAGCCAACGGGTCTGCCGGCCGCCGGTGTAGCCCTGGTTGGCGGGGATCTCGTACGAGACGTCGTTCGCGTCCAGGGCGACGACCGCGGTGTTGCCGTAGGTGAACGAGTAGACGCCCGGGGCGTTCTTGGCGTCCGGGCCGTTCCCCGGGAGCGTCCAGCGGGCGTTCTGGCCGCCGTAGCCGTGGGGGGAGTACCAGGCCTCCATGTCGTGGTTGCCGGTGGTCACCATCCACGGCACGGACTTGGCCACCGACTCGGTCTGGGCGAGGAACTGGTCCCAGACCCGGGCGTCGTAGGCGTCGTGCTCGGAGCCGTCGCCGTCGGTGTCCGCGTAGCAGATGTCGCCCGCGTGCAGGTGGAAGGAGGGGTTCTGACCCAGGATCAACTGGTCATTGGCGAGGGCGTGGTAGCTCACGCCCTGGTCGCCGAAGGCCGTGAAGACGAACGTCCCGGGGCGGGCCGGGGCGGTGCGGAAGGTGCCGACGGTGGAGAAGTGGCGGGGGTCTGCCGGGTCGAAGCCGTCGTGGCCCACGCCGTAGTAGTACGTCGTTCCCGGGCGCAGCCCGTCCAGGGCGGCGTGCAGGTAGTACTGCTGCACGGCCGGCAGCTTGGCGGACAGCGACGGGGTGTGCAGATCGCGCACCTCGGCGTCGATCTTGCGCCCGAGGTCCCAGGGCTTGAGTCCCACCCGCAGATACGGGCGCCGCACGGCGAGCGGTACCTGCCAGCTCACCCGCATCTGGCTCTTGGGGTCGGCGCCGAAGGCCAGGTGGCGGCCGAACGGGGCGACCAGGGCACCGTCGACGCGGGCGGCGGACGACGTGGCGAGCAGGGTGGGGGAGGCCTGGGCCGAACCGGCCAGCAGGCCGGAGCCGGCCACTACTCCCGCGGTCGCGGCCGAGGTGCGCAGCAGCCCGCGGCGGCTCAGCTTGGTACGGAGGTAGTCGTGCTGCTCGGGCATGCTCATCCGGGCCGCAAGCTGCTCCGGTATGCCGACGCTCGGGGTGTGCGAGGGCGGGTGGGTCCCCCGGGTGTTTCCAGTCATGCCGCCGAATCTCGCAGGGCGACCCGACCGCGACGGGGACAGCGGGTGAACGGCGGTTGACCGGCTGCCCACGTGTCCGTATGGCGGACGTTACGTGTCAATCAATGGGACGAAGAGTAGGGTCCCCCCATGTCTCGCAGCATTCGCCTCGCAGTGATCCCCGGTGACGGTATCGGCCAGGAAGTCGTGGCCCAGGGCCTGAAGGTCCTGACCGCGGTCCTCCCGCAGGACGTCAAGCTGGAAACCAAGGAGTACGACCTCGGCGCCCGGCGATGGCATGCGACCGGTGAGACCCTTCCCGACGCGGAGATGGAGTCGCTGAAGCAGCACGACGCGATCCTGCTCGGCGCGATCGGCGACCCGTCCGTACCCTCCGGTGTGCTGGAGCGCGGACTGCTTCTCAAGCTGCGCTTCGCCTTCGACCACTTCGTCAACCTGCGCCCCTCGAAGCTCTTCCCGAACACCTCCACGCCGCTGGCCGGTCGCCCCGACATCGACTTCGTGGTCGTCCGCGAGGGCACCGAGGGCCCGTACACCGGCAACGGCGGCTCCCTGCGTACCGGCACCCCCGCCGAGGTCGCCACCGAGGTCAGCCTCAACACCGCCTACGGCGTCGAGCGCGTGGTCCGCGACGCGTACGAGCGGGCCAACGCCCGCCCGCGCAAGAAGCTCACGCTGGTGCACAAGAACAACGTCCTGGTGTACGCGGGCCACATGTGGAAGAACATCTTCGACAAGGT is a genomic window of Streptomyces sp. Edi2 containing:
- a CDS encoding 3-isopropylmalate dehydrogenase, with protein sequence MSRSIRLAVIPGDGIGQEVVAQGLKVLTAVLPQDVKLETKEYDLGARRWHATGETLPDAEMESLKQHDAILLGAIGDPSVPSGVLERGLLLKLRFAFDHFVNLRPSKLFPNTSTPLAGRPDIDFVVVREGTEGPYTGNGGSLRTGTPAEVATEVSLNTAYGVERVVRDAYERANARPRKKLTLVHKNNVLVYAGHMWKNIFDKVGQEYPEVTTDYLHVDAATIFFVTQPERFDVIVTDNLFGDILTDLAAAVTGGIGLAASGNINPTGEFPSMFEPVHGSAPDIAGTGKADPTATILSVALLLRHLGFAPQAARIEEAVAADLEARDGSARSTDEIGDALAVRVAG
- a CDS encoding fibronectin type III domain-containing protein, with product MTGNTRGTHPPSHTPSVGIPEQLAARMSMPEQHDYLRTKLSRRGLLRTSAATAGVVAGSGLLAGSAQASPTLLATSSAARVDGALVAPFGRHLAFGADPKSQMRVSWQVPLAVRRPYLRVGLKPWDLGRKIDAEVRDLHTPSLSAKLPAVQQYYLHAALDGLRPGTTYYYGVGHDGFDPADPRHFSTVGTFRTAPARPGTFVFTAFGDQGVSYHALANDQLILGQNPSFHLHAGDICYADTDGDGSEHDAYDARVWDQFLAQTESVAKSVPWMVTTGNHDMEAWYSPHGYGGQNARWTLPGNGPDAKNAPGVYSFTYGNTAVVALDANDVSYEIPANQGYTGGRQTRWLDRRLAELRATEGIDFVVVFFHHCAFSTTNSHASDGGVRDAWLPLFEKHQVDLVINGHNHVYERTDALKGGRVSKKMPIGESVDTTREGIVYVTAGGAGRALYDFPAPDSYEGHVKDVDHIDSYHWAKGQEKNKDTVEWSQVRYTGYSFIAVEVSPGHRPRMKVTALAESGERIDHFEVTRSPAQ